The following nucleotide sequence is from Salinispirillum sp. LH 10-3-1.
TGAAAGCCTTCTTCGACACAAAAAGCCGCCAGTTCAGGACTGCTGGTAAAACTGTGTATCACCCCGCGTAACCCTCGCCCACTGAACTCGCGGAAAATCGCCATGGTATCGAGATCAGCGTCACGCGTGTGTACCACGATGGGCAAGTCGACTTGTAAGGCAATTTCCAATTGTGCTGCGAACGCCGCGCGCTGTTCCTGACGCGGTGAATTGTCGTAATGGTAATCGAGTCCAATTTCACCGATCGCTACCACCTTGGGGTGCTTAGCCCCAGCCAGAATGCGTTCACCCACACCGGCATCGTACTCCGCCGCCGAATGCGGATGCACGCCCTGCGTGCCGTACAATCCTTCGTGCTGGTCTATTAAATCCAATACGGTTTGTAGATTGCCCGGTTCAACCGCAATAGTAACCACCTGCTCTACACCTACCGCGCGTGCGCGCGCCAAGGTGTCTGCCGTATTGCCTTCTTTCAGAAAGTCGAGGTGGCAGTGCGTTTCGATTAGCGGTGTGGTGAAGACCGGGATTTCCTTGCGCTTACTGGACGACATGACAAAACCAAATAAAAACGTGTTGGTGCATTATACTGCAGGAGCGCACGAAA
It contains:
- a CDS encoding TatD family hydrolase produces the protein MSSSKRKEIPVFTTPLIETHCHLDFLKEGNTADTLARARAVGVEQVVTIAVEPGNLQTVLDLIDQHEGLYGTQGVHPHSAAEYDAGVGERILAGAKHPKVVAIGEIGLDYHYDNSPRQEQRAAFAAQLEIALQVDLPIVVHTRDADLDTMAIFREFSGRGLRGVIHSFTSSPELAAFCVEEGFHLGFNGIITFNKADNVRAVLAATPLSRVLLETDAPYLTPVPFRGQENAPYYLPLVAQYVATLKDETPEQVAAVTTANARALFFPS